One window of the Triticum dicoccoides isolate Atlit2015 ecotype Zavitan chromosome 3B, WEW_v2.0, whole genome shotgun sequence genome contains the following:
- the LOC119274194 gene encoding uncharacterized protein LOC119274194, translating into MALPEPIRSDKASIGSPLQRPKRGLPRPGKGARPPFISPSRQQLEQPEREDVSLVYVKLLVLQLPKAFSLIDVFLFQQFSAKDVDHATEGILTNIFTGLSYTVIYFDGWNGFGASAVLRSIAAVLPSRRTTPELYFDKIIYIDCSEWKNRRGVQRAIAEELQIDHSVMAILDKQDEDDDFHGHDESLRHEIDSVSQVIYRTMRDITFVMIFLNGGDDEIDVGLMGIPLGRYDSKNNRVIWTFNRSCLSMHHDHSEVAKKLTYTQLFCYCDIKLLTSSQFLGLLHQQAASIVARNPYMLDINPTILVDCCLYELFLHYDFHTASKFDWVSHASNYWTCDAIIQGDRARDICNAFYREINWKCDASLLEDVLTECMKQLECPFLVIKDDDIYEEGPYRWISVTWRNTELLGMQTIPAMTKSFFLAFERSDHPQTLPNGFFEHSSKLGVLVLCWCAFSFASPPFLKCPRLRFLGLDHCTDKKTIGDNHTEWLCLYSLWVLDLQYTNWNEILSEEKMDLMTNVKELNIEGVMGWQYIAHLQCRLPNLQRLRIIKPTCQWETSQDVDNSFTDKASMEILDLSGNCDMKILPTSLSKACSLRLLVLDGCDGLESVGGLPPSLESFSFNGYGPTSQWTQTVELPPKQFRPSSTTDKNDVRISNISLAGCTQLENLFLCWLPNLVELDLSGTAIKILDFKTMVVQVPRLKRLFLIGCKHLRAITFLGESVSDLELMCVDTRDGIVCPRPSISKNKPSGLQIHAVVVDARFTHSLRNLISNYIENVHFNIHFTSSPVYDGVIQFEATSKDMIGTSDQESLHLIPTDQYTDVLGMVGAARMQAFPQPPSTKSDRHVEIAEGSFYVEKELDSLMANYVESLQVHDVSVRAIVPRGRWWGKLRWCCVERCPKVDTVFPKNLLAFTALENLWVSDLLMARSILSKIPRFNQYSVISSFGNLQRLQLRSCPSLQFLLPVWVSSFPSLETLHIIHCGDLSHIFTLDEKYPEEITTRGVLFPKLTTIHLHDLPKLHNICEVKMVAPMLASLKIRGCWSLRRLPSIGARSRGKKKPAVEIEKDSNRDALEWDAGHRPDHFEAPIHSRYYREKLHRVSVLRY; encoded by the exons ATGGCTCTGCCAGAACCGATCCGATCTGACAAAGCCTCCATAGGCTCACCTCTCCAGCGTCCCAAACGTGGTCTACCAAGGCCGGGAAAGGGTGCACGACCCCCCTTCATCAGCCCGAGCAGGCAGCAGTTGGAGCAGCCGGAGAGGGA AGATGTGTCATTGGTATATGTTAAATTATTAGTGTTGCAGCTACCAAAGGCATTCTCACTTATTGACGTGTTTTTATTTCAGCAGTTCTCTGCCaaagatgttgaccacgccacggagGGAATATTAACTAATATTTTCACCGGGCTTTCCTACACGGTCATATATTTTGATGGTTGGAATGGATTTGGAGCATCCGCTGTTCTTAGATCCATAGCTGCAGTGCTTCCATCTAGGAGAACCACTCCGGAACTGTACTTTGACAAAATAATTTATATAGATTGCTCAGAGTGGAAAAACAGAAGAGGAGTGCAGAGGGCAATTGCAGAGGAATTGCAAATTGATCACTCTGTAATGGCTATTCTagataagcaagatgaagatgatgatttTCATGGACATGATGAAAGCCTGAGGCATGAGATAGATAGTGTTAGTCAAGTGATTTATCGTACCATGAGGGATATCACATTTGTAATGATTTTTCTTAATGGGGGTGATGATGAAATTGACGTAGGTCTCATGGGTATTCCTCTAGGAAGATATGACAGCAAGAACAACAGGGTGATATGGACCTTCAACAGAAGCTGCCTGAGCATGCATCACGACCATTCCGAGGTAGCAAAAAAGCTAACATATACTCAGCTTTTCTGTTATTGCGATATCAAACTATTGACAAGCTCACAGTTTCTTGGACTGCTACATCAACAAGCTGCTTCCATCGTTGCTCGCAACCCCTATATGCTGGACATCAACCCAACAATTCTTGTAGATTGCTGTCTCTATGAGTTATTCCTGCATTATGATTTCCACACGGCCAGTAAATTTGATTGGGTTTCTCATGCTTCCAACTATTGGACATGCGATGCAATCATACAAGGGGACAGAGCAAGGGATATTTGTAATGCATTCTATCGAGAGATAAATTGGAAGTGTGATGCTTCTCTGCTTGAGGATGTTCTTACAGAGTGTATGAAACAATTGGAGTGTCCGTTTCTGGTAATCAAAGATGATGATATCTATGAAGAAGGCCCGTACCGTTGGATTTCAGTCACATGGAGGAATACAGAACTTCTTGGTATGCAAACTATACCTGCAATGACGAAATCTTTCTTCTTGGCCTTTGAAAGATCTGACCATCCACAAACTTTACCAAATGGATTCTTTGAACATTCAAGCAAGCTTGGTGTGCTAGTTCTCTGCTGGTGTGCCTTCAGTTTTGCATCACCCCCTTTCTTGAAGTGCCCTCGACTAAGATTCCTCGGATTGGACCACTGTACAGATAAGAAAACAATAGGAGACAATCATACAGAGTGGTTATGTTTGTATAGCTTGTGGGTCCTGGACCTACAATACACAAACTGGAATGAAATCTTATCCGAAGAAAAGATGGATCTCATGACTAATGTCAAAGAGCTGAATATAGAGGGAGTCATGGGCTGGCAGTACATAGCTCACCTACAATGCCGGTTACCTAACCTCCAGAGGCTCCGAATAATCAAACCAACATGTCAATGGGAGACATCGCAGGATGTTGATAACTCCTTTACAGATAAGGCAAGTATGGAAATACTGGATTTGTCTGGCAATTGTGACATGAAAATTCTTCCAACAAGCCTATCTAAGGCATGTAGCCTCCGGTTGCTTGTACTTGATGGTTGTGATGGGCTGGAAAGCGTTGGTGGGCTTCCTCCCTCCCTCGAATCCTTTAGCTTTAATGGATATGGGCCAACTTCTCAATGGACACAGACTGTTGAGCTACCTCCAAAACAATTTCGTCCATCCAGCACAACAGATAAGAATGATGTCAGAATATCCAATATCTCCTTAGCAGGCTGCACACAATTGGAGAATTTGTTCTTGTGCTGGCTACCCAACCTTGTCGAATTGGACCTCTCTGGAACAGCAATCAAGATACTTGACTTCAAGACTATGGTGGTGCAAGTCCCAAGGCTCAAGAGACTGTTTCTAATAGGATGCAAGCACCTTCGTGCAATTACCTTTTTGGGCGAGAGTGTTTCTGACCTGGAGTTGATGTGCGTAGACACGCGAGATGGAATTGTGTGTCCTCGGCCATCTATCAGCAAAAACAAACCTTCTGGGCTGCAGATCCATGCTGTTGTTGTGGATGCGAGGTTTACTCACTCCTTGCGTAATCTGATTTCTAATTATATAGAAAATGTTCATTTTAATATCCACTTCACCTCCTCACCTGTGTATGATGGGGTTATTCAATTTGAAGCAACTAGCAAGGATATGATTGGCACCAGTGATCAAGAGAGTCTACATCTTATTCCAACAGACCAGTATACTGATGTCCTTGGGATGGTTGGTGCTGCCCGAATGCAGGCCTTTCCACAACCTCCTAGTACAAAGTCTGATCGGCATGTAGAGATTGCTGAAGGGAGCTTCTATGTTGAAAAGGAACTTGACTCACTGATGGCAAATTATGTGGAATCCCTGCAAGTGCATGATGTCTCGGTACGTGCTATTGTGCCACGAGGCCGTTGGTGGGGCAAGCTTAGGTGGTGTTGCGTGGAGAGGTGCCCAAAAGTGGATACTGTCTTCCCTAAGAATTTATTGGCATTTACTGCATTGGAGAACTTGTGGGTGTCAGACCTCCTGATGGCCCGCTCCATTTTGAGTAAAATTCCACGCTTTAATCAATATAGCGTTATCAGTTCGTTTGGAAATTTACAACGCCTTCAGCTGCGTTCATGCCCCAGCCTCCAGTTTCTGCTCCCAGTGTGGGTGTCCTCCTTCCCCAGCTTGGAGACCCTCCACATCATCCACTGCGGCGACCTCAGCCACATCTTCACACTGGACGAAAAGTACCCCGAAGAAATAACTACCCGCGGCGTACTATTCCCGAAGCTGACAACCATCCACCTGCACGACCTGCCAAAGCTGCACAACATATGTGAGGTCAAAATGGTGGCCCCAATGCTCGCGAGCCTCAAAATCAGGGGATGCTGGAGCCTGCGCCGGCTGCCATCCATAGGTGCCCGTAGCCGTGGCAAGAAGAAGCCAGCCGTCGAGATTGAGAAGGAC tctaacagggACGCTCTGGAGTGGGACGCCGGTCACCGCCCCGACCACTTTGAGGCGCCCATCCACTCGCGCTACTACAGGGAGAAGTTGCACAGGGTCTCCGTCCTCAGGTACTGA
- the LOC119274195 gene encoding uncharacterized protein LOC119274195 produces the protein FRALLGSFLTTLSRSLALPAPPAKLLPAVRAAAPYIPATLVPVVASSAARLAEYDVLLALAETRALPHPPQGLVAALDAAARPDILCAVIRQAADLRSAELLAALRCFLCPATDRAYDAMVAVKTRWKEAALAVANMAVDEPRTGAQVTRRAAILLMMGHDGFTSPEVCLHYLFASRNVEDSLVLAAAVSELDGEEVASLLRYLAKWVGKYSRFPEAQPCPEAVEIHKLEQCDSVPSLVAVARAMGLVLDQHFSHLVLNPELRQDLLAAGMMAKELAAEAEASGPILDLLRRMPRAV, from the coding sequence TTCCGCGCCCTGCTCGGCTCCTTCCTCACCACCCTCTCCCGCTCCCTCGCCCTCCCGGCCCCGCCCGCCAAGCTCCTCCCCGCCGTCCGCGCCGCGGCCCCCTACATCCCCGCCACGCTCGTCCCGGTCGTCGCCTCcagcgccgcccgcctcgccgagtACGACGTGCTGCTCGCCCTCGCGGAGACCCGCGCGCTCCCGCACCCGCCGCAGGGCCTCGTTGCggccctcgacgccgccgcccgCCCGGACATCCTCTGCGCCGTGATCCGCCAGGCCGCCGACCTCCGCTCCGCGGAGCTCCTCGCCGCGCTCCGCTGCTTCCTCTGCCCGGCCACCGACCGGGCCTACGACGCCATGGTCGCCGTCAAGACCCGCTGGAAGGAGGCCGCCTTGGCCGTCGCCAACATGGCCGTCGACGAGCCCCGCACGGGCGCCCAGGTCACGAGGCGTGCCGCGATCCTGCTCATGATGGGCCACGACGGGTTCACCTCCCCGGAGGTGTGCCTGCACTACCTCTTTGCGTCCAGGAACGTCGAGGACTCGCTGGTCCTCGCCGCGGCCGTGTCCGAGCTGGACGGGGAGGAGGTGGCCAGCCTGCTGAGGTACCTCGCCAAGTGGGTGGGGAAGTACTCCAGGTTCCCGGAGGCCCAGCCTTGCCCCGAGGCGGTGGAAATCCACAAGCTGGAACAGTGCGACAGCGTGCCGTCGCTTGTGGCGGTCGCCAGGGCAATGGGCCTGGTGCTGGACCAGCATTTCTCCCACCTCGTGCTGAACCCGGAGCTGCGGCAGGACCTGTTGGCCGCGGGGATGATGGCGAAAGAgctggctgccgaggctgaagcttcCGGTCCAATCCTCGACTTGCTGCGCCGTATGCCACGGGCTGTGTGA
- the LOC119280427 gene encoding uncharacterized protein LOC119280427 has protein sequence MDLLLPYVQKGLMKDVSYNIHVTSLPVNNGVDQFEATRKNKVDPGDQESLQQLIPADTYSDVLTMVGSPPMQDFPQPPTTTQLEQRMEIASGSCYVQSELDRGLASYYAKSLHVHDVWIRALSGVPGWSDKYMIRYGFNSLKWCCVERCPKLDVFFHLQMHGFNDLEIFWASDLPMAHWIWKIWSKPLPLNYISPSSFRDLQHLHLRSCPSLQLVLPVWVSSFPNLKTLHIIHCGDLMHVFELSTKYPEEIVTLGVLFPRLTTIHLHDLPKLQKICEFKMVAPALESIKIRGCWSLRRLPSVGARGQGEKKPAVEVEKDVWGALEWDDDHSPDHFEPPVHSRYYKEKLPRISVLR, from the exons ATGGATCTGTTGTTGCCTTATGTACAAAAAGGTTTAATGAAGGATGTTTCTTATAACATCCATGTCACCTCCTTACCTGTGAACAATGGAGTTGACCAATTTGAGGCAACCAGGAAGAATAAAGTTGACCCCGGTGATCAAGAGAGCTTGCAACAGCTTATTCCAGCAGACACGTATAGTGATGTCCTTACAATGGTTGGTAGTCCCCCGATGCAGGATTTCCCGCAGCCTCCAACGACTACGCAGCTGGAGCAACGTATGGAGATTGCTTCAGGAAGCTGCTATGTGCAAAGCGAACTGGACAGAGGACTAGCGAGCTACTATGCTAAATCCCTGCATGTGCATGACGTATGGATACGTGCCTTGAGTGGTGTTCCTGGTTGGTCTGACAAGTATATGATACGTTATGGGTTTAACTCCCTTAAGTGGTGCTGCGTGGAGAGGTGCCCAAAGTTGGATGTTTTCTTCCATTTACAGATGCATGGATTTAATGATCTGGAGATCTTCTGGGCGTCGGATCTCCCAATGGCCCACTGGATATGGAAGATTTGGAGTAAACCTCTACCTCTTAACTATATAAGCCCCAGTTCCTTTAGAGACCTACAGCACCTACACCTGAGGTCCTGCCCAAGCCTCCAGTTGGTGCTCCCGGTGTGGGTCTCCTccttccccaacttgaagaccctcCACATCATCCATTGTGGCGACCTCATGCACGTCTTCGAGCTGAGCACAAAATACCCAGAGGAAATAGTCACCCTCGGTGTTCTATTCCCCAGACTGACCACCATCCACCTGCACGACCTCCCGAAGCTTCAGAAGATATGCGAGTTCAAGATGGTAGCGCCCGCACTCGAGAGCATCAAGATTAGGGGATGTTGGAGTTTGCGTAGGTTGCCATCCGTGGGCGCCCGTGGCCAAGGCGAGAAGAAGCCGGCGGTCGAGGTCGAGAAGGACGTGTGGGGCGCTCTGGAGTGGGACGACGACCACAGCCCCGACCACTTCGAACCGCCGGTCCACTCCCGCTACTACAAGGAGAAGCTGCCCAGGATCTCCGTTCTGAG GTGA